In Mastacembelus armatus chromosome 4, fMasArm1.2, whole genome shotgun sequence, the following are encoded in one genomic region:
- the opa1 gene encoding dynamin-like GTPase OPA1, mitochondrial isoform X2: MLRVGRKAACMACRNLVSTNMGVRFRIPLQKLHPLSRAIHHRYSGNNNPQRPPHCTAARYFTSMSRLPMRPPKSHPGTRGWGYQQQRNFWVARLAARLLKLRYILLGTAVGGGYTAKKTYEEWKDMLPDFSDYNWVIPDFVWELSEQIDFEKLAKALPEMEEITKLLPDLDKIGENFTFLKSLLSSETSGDPALKATDAAAAAQDSSDKQYKKGLVGELILIQQQIQRHEEEVRRAAAANSARSPPPEPAPSPSPNPSPLQQKRKSTDKEKIDQLQEELLRTQLRYQRMLERLEKENKELRKVVLQKDDKGIHQRKVKKSLIDMYSEVLDVLSDYDANYNTQDHLPRVVVVGDQSAGKTSVLEMIAQARIFPRGSGEMMTRSPVKVTLSEGPHHVAMFKDSGREFDLNKEEDLAALRHEIELRMRKSVKEGQTVSCETISLSVKGPGIQRMVLVDLPGVISTVTTGMATDTKETIFSISKAYMQNPNAIILCIQDGSVDAERSIVTDLVSQMDPQGKRTIFVLTKVDLAEKNLASPSRIQQIVEGKLFPMKALGYFAVVTGKGSSGESIDAIKDYEEDFFQNSRLLRDGMLKAPQVTTKNLSLAVSDCFWKMVSESVEQQADVFKASRFNLETEWKNNYPRLRELDRNELFEKAKNEILDEVISLSQVTPQHWEAILQKKLWERVSTHVIENIYLPAAQTMDSGTFNTTVDIKLKQWTDKQLPHKALEVAWETLQEEFARFMAEYKGKDQDDIFDKLKEAVKDESIKRHKWNERAMDSLRVIQHNALEDRSITDKPQWDAAIQFMEETLQSRLKDTESVIKDMVGPDWKQRWLNWKNRTPDQHIRNETKNELDRLLKLHDDHTAYLANDEVTTVRKNLEGRGVEVDPILIKDTWHQLYRRHFLQKALTHCNLCKRGFYYYQRHFVDSELECNDVVLFWRIQRMLVITANTLRQQLTNTEVRRLEKNVKEVLDDFGEDMEKKTQLITGRRVQLAEDLKKVREIQEKLEAFIEALHKEK; the protein is encoded by the exons ATGCTGCGTGTCGGGAGAAAAGCTGCCTG CATGGCCTGCAGGAACCTGGTCTCCACCAACATGGGGGTGAGATTTCGGATACCTCTACAGAAGCTTCACCCTCTGTCCCGTGCCATTCACCACCGCTATTCGGGAAACAACAACCCTCAGCGGCCTCCTCATTGCACGGCAGCCCGATATTTTACCTCCATGTCACGGTTGCCAATGCGACCACCCAAGTCTCACCCTGGGACCAGGGGCTGGGGCTACCAGCAGCAGCGTAACTTTTGGGTGGCCCGCCTTGCTGCTAGGCTGCTAAAGCTTCGATACATTCTGTTGGGCACAGCAGTGGGAGGAGGTTACACAGCTAAAAAG ACCTATGAGGAATGGAAGGATATGCTGCCAGATTTTAGTGATTACAACTGGGTCATTCCTGATTTTGTGTGGGAGCTGAGTGAACAAATTGATTTTG AAAAACTGGCCAAAGCTCTAccagaaatggaagaaataaCCAAACTACTACCCGACTTAGATAAGATTGGAGAAAACTTCACGTTCCTCAAAAGCCTCCTGTCATCTG AAACCTCAGGTGATCCTGCACTAAAAGCCACagatgcagctgcagctgcacaagATTCCAGTGACAAGCAATACAAAAAG GGTCTGGTTGGCGAACTCATTCTTATTCAGCAGCAGATCCAGCGGCATGAGGAGGAGGTCCGGCGAGCCGCTGCAGCCAATAGTGCGCGTTCCCCACCGCCAGAGCCTGCTCCCAGTCCGTCTCCGAACCCCAGCCCCCTTCAACAAAAACGCAAG tcaacagacaaagaaaaaatagaCCAGCTACAAGAGGAACTCCTTCGTACACAG CTAAGGTATCAGCGCATGCTGGAGAGACTGGAGAAGGAGAATAAGGAGTTAAGGAAAGTGGTGCTGCAAAAAGATGATAAGGGCATTCACCAAAGGAAAGTGAAG AAGTCTCTCATTGACATGTATTCTGAAGTTCTGGATGTCTTGTCTGACTATGATGCTAATTACAACACCCAGGATCATTTACCAAGG GTAGTTGTGGTCGGGGATCAGAGTGCTGGAAAGACTAGTGTGCTGGAGATGATAGCTCAGGCCAGGATCTTTCCTCGGGGCTCAGGAGAGATGATGACACGCTCTCCTGTCAAG GTGACACTAAGCGAAGGCCCCCACCACGTGGCTATGTTCAAGGATAGTGGCCGAGAGTTTGACCTTAACAAGGAGGAGGAT CTGGCTGCTCTGAGACATGAGATTGagctgaggatgaggaagagtgTGAAAGAGGGTCAGACAGTGAGCTGTGAG acaATATCCCTAAGTGTCAAAGGCCCCGGCATCCAGAGGATGGTGCTCGTTGACTTACCAGGTGTCATCAGT ACTGTCACCACAGGCATGGCAACAGATACTAAGGAAACCATCTTCAGCATCAGCAAGGCCTACATGCAGAACCCTAATGCAATCATCCTCTGTATTCAGG ATGGCAGTGTAGATGCCGAGCGGAGCATTGTAACTGACCTGGTTAGCCAGATGGACCCCCAGGGGAAGAGGACCATATTTGTTTTGACCAAGGTGGACTTGGCTGAGAAGAACCTGGCCAGCCCAAGCAGA ATCCAGCAAATTGTGGAAGGAAAGCTGTTCCCCATGAAGGCCCTGGGCTACTTCGCAGTGGTCACAGGAAAAG GGAGCAGCGGTGAAAGCATAGATGCCATTAAAGACTATGAGGAGGACTTCTTCCAGAACTCCAGATTATTAAG GGACGGCATGTTGAAAGCCCCCCAAGTGACCACAAAGAACCTAAGCCTGGCTGTCTCTGACTGCTTCTGGAAGATGGTTAGTGAGTCTGTTGAGCAGCAGGCTGATGTCTTCAAAG CATCCCGCTTCAACCTGGAGACAGAATGGAAGAACAACTACCCTCGCCTGCGAGAGCTGGACAgg aATGAACTGTTTGAGAAAGCCAAAAATGAAATCTTGGATGAAGTCATTAGTTTGAGCCAAGTAACACCCCAACACTG GGAGGCCATCCTGCAGAAGAAGCTCTGGGAACGTGTTTCCACCCATGTGATTGAGAACATCTACCTGCCTGCTGCCCAAACAATGGACTCAGGTACCTTTAACACCACTGTAGATATCAAGCTCAAGCAATGGACCGATAAACAGCTTCCACACAAGGCACTGGAG GTCGCCTGGGAGACACTGCAGGAGGAGTTTGCCCGTTTCATGGCTGAATACAAAGGCAAAGATCAGGATGACATTTTTGACAAGCTGAAGGAAGCTGTGAAGGATGAGAGCATCAAGAGGCACAAGTGGAATGAGAGGGCTATGGACAGCCTG aggGTAATCCAGCACAATGCCCTAGAAGACCGTTCCATCACAGACAAGCCCCAGTGGGATGCAGCAATCCAGTTCATGGAAGAAACCTTGCAGTCACGCCTCAAAGATA CTGAGTCAGTAATCAAAGATATGGTGGGTCCAGACTGGAAGCAGAGGTGGCTGAACTGGAAGAATCGCACACCAGATCAG cacattcgaaatgaaacaaaaaatgagCTGGATCGTTTGCTGAAGCTGCATGATGACCACACAGCCTACCTGGCCAATGATGAAGTCACAACAGTAAGGAAGAACCTTGAGGGGCGAGGGGTCGAAGTTGATCCTATTTTG ATCAAGGACACATGGCATCAACTGTATCGCCGACACTTTTTGCAGAAGGCGCTGACCCACTGTAACCTCTGCAAGAGAGGTTTTTACTATTACCAGAGACACTTTGTTGATTCTGAA TTGGAGTGCAATGATGTGGTACTGTTCTGGAGGATCCAGAGGATGTTGGTCATCACAGCCAACACTCTCCGACAGCAGCTCACCAACACCGAGG TGCGCCGGTTGGAGAAAAATGTGAAGGAGGTGCTGGATGACTTTGGGGAAGACATGGAGAAGAAGACGCAGCTCATCACTGGGCGCCGAGTTCAGCTGGCTGAGGATCTCA
- the opa1 gene encoding dynamin-like GTPase OPA1, mitochondrial isoform X3, whose amino-acid sequence MLRVGRKAACMACRNLVSTNMGVRFRIPLQKLHPLSRAIHHRYSGNNNPQRPPHCTAARYFTSMSRLPMRPPKSHPGTRGWGYQQQRNFWVARLAARLLKLRYILLGTAVGGGYTAKKTYEEWKDMLPDFSDYNWVIPDFVWELSEQIDFEKLAKALPEMEEITKLLPDLDKIGENFTFLKSLLSSGVSLGSEVKGTSGLHLLLETSGDPALKATDAAAAAQDSSDKQYKKSTDKEKIDQLQEELLRTQLRYQRMLERLEKENKELRKVVLQKDDKGIHQRKVKKSLIDMYSEVLDVLSDYDANYNTQDHLPRVVVVGDQSAGKTSVLEMIAQARIFPRGSGEMMTRSPVKVTLSEGPHHVAMFKDSGREFDLNKEEDLAALRHEIELRMRKSVKEGQTVSCETISLSVKGPGIQRMVLVDLPGVISTVTTGMATDTKETIFSISKAYMQNPNAIILCIQDGSVDAERSIVTDLVSQMDPQGKRTIFVLTKVDLAEKNLASPSRIQQIVEGKLFPMKALGYFAVVTGKGSSGESIDAIKDYEEDFFQNSRLLRDGMLKAPQVTTKNLSLAVSDCFWKMVSESVEQQADVFKASRFNLETEWKNNYPRLRELDRNELFEKAKNEILDEVISLSQVTPQHWEAILQKKLWERVSTHVIENIYLPAAQTMDSGTFNTTVDIKLKQWTDKQLPHKALEVAWETLQEEFARFMAEYKGKDQDDIFDKLKEAVKDESIKRHKWNERAMDSLRVIQHNALEDRSITDKPQWDAAIQFMEETLQSRLKDTESVIKDMVGPDWKQRWLNWKNRTPDQHIRNETKNELDRLLKLHDDHTAYLANDEVTTVRKNLEGRGVEVDPILIKDTWHQLYRRHFLQKALTHCNLCKRGFYYYQRHFVDSELECNDVVLFWRIQRMLVITANTLRQQLTNTEVRRLEKNVKEVLDDFGEDMEKKTQLITGRRVQLAEDLKKVREIQEKLEAFIEALHKEK is encoded by the exons ATGCTGCGTGTCGGGAGAAAAGCTGCCTG CATGGCCTGCAGGAACCTGGTCTCCACCAACATGGGGGTGAGATTTCGGATACCTCTACAGAAGCTTCACCCTCTGTCCCGTGCCATTCACCACCGCTATTCGGGAAACAACAACCCTCAGCGGCCTCCTCATTGCACGGCAGCCCGATATTTTACCTCCATGTCACGGTTGCCAATGCGACCACCCAAGTCTCACCCTGGGACCAGGGGCTGGGGCTACCAGCAGCAGCGTAACTTTTGGGTGGCCCGCCTTGCTGCTAGGCTGCTAAAGCTTCGATACATTCTGTTGGGCACAGCAGTGGGAGGAGGTTACACAGCTAAAAAG ACCTATGAGGAATGGAAGGATATGCTGCCAGATTTTAGTGATTACAACTGGGTCATTCCTGATTTTGTGTGGGAGCTGAGTGAACAAATTGATTTTG AAAAACTGGCCAAAGCTCTAccagaaatggaagaaataaCCAAACTACTACCCGACTTAGATAAGATTGGAGAAAACTTCACGTTCCTCAAAAGCCTCCTGTCATCTG GTGTGAGTTTGGGTAGTGAAGTCAAAGGAACTTCTGGTCTGCATCTGTTGTTAG AAACCTCAGGTGATCCTGCACTAAAAGCCACagatgcagctgcagctgcacaagATTCCAGTGACAAGCAATACAAAAAG tcaacagacaaagaaaaaatagaCCAGCTACAAGAGGAACTCCTTCGTACACAG CTAAGGTATCAGCGCATGCTGGAGAGACTGGAGAAGGAGAATAAGGAGTTAAGGAAAGTGGTGCTGCAAAAAGATGATAAGGGCATTCACCAAAGGAAAGTGAAG AAGTCTCTCATTGACATGTATTCTGAAGTTCTGGATGTCTTGTCTGACTATGATGCTAATTACAACACCCAGGATCATTTACCAAGG GTAGTTGTGGTCGGGGATCAGAGTGCTGGAAAGACTAGTGTGCTGGAGATGATAGCTCAGGCCAGGATCTTTCCTCGGGGCTCAGGAGAGATGATGACACGCTCTCCTGTCAAG GTGACACTAAGCGAAGGCCCCCACCACGTGGCTATGTTCAAGGATAGTGGCCGAGAGTTTGACCTTAACAAGGAGGAGGAT CTGGCTGCTCTGAGACATGAGATTGagctgaggatgaggaagagtgTGAAAGAGGGTCAGACAGTGAGCTGTGAG acaATATCCCTAAGTGTCAAAGGCCCCGGCATCCAGAGGATGGTGCTCGTTGACTTACCAGGTGTCATCAGT ACTGTCACCACAGGCATGGCAACAGATACTAAGGAAACCATCTTCAGCATCAGCAAGGCCTACATGCAGAACCCTAATGCAATCATCCTCTGTATTCAGG ATGGCAGTGTAGATGCCGAGCGGAGCATTGTAACTGACCTGGTTAGCCAGATGGACCCCCAGGGGAAGAGGACCATATTTGTTTTGACCAAGGTGGACTTGGCTGAGAAGAACCTGGCCAGCCCAAGCAGA ATCCAGCAAATTGTGGAAGGAAAGCTGTTCCCCATGAAGGCCCTGGGCTACTTCGCAGTGGTCACAGGAAAAG GGAGCAGCGGTGAAAGCATAGATGCCATTAAAGACTATGAGGAGGACTTCTTCCAGAACTCCAGATTATTAAG GGACGGCATGTTGAAAGCCCCCCAAGTGACCACAAAGAACCTAAGCCTGGCTGTCTCTGACTGCTTCTGGAAGATGGTTAGTGAGTCTGTTGAGCAGCAGGCTGATGTCTTCAAAG CATCCCGCTTCAACCTGGAGACAGAATGGAAGAACAACTACCCTCGCCTGCGAGAGCTGGACAgg aATGAACTGTTTGAGAAAGCCAAAAATGAAATCTTGGATGAAGTCATTAGTTTGAGCCAAGTAACACCCCAACACTG GGAGGCCATCCTGCAGAAGAAGCTCTGGGAACGTGTTTCCACCCATGTGATTGAGAACATCTACCTGCCTGCTGCCCAAACAATGGACTCAGGTACCTTTAACACCACTGTAGATATCAAGCTCAAGCAATGGACCGATAAACAGCTTCCACACAAGGCACTGGAG GTCGCCTGGGAGACACTGCAGGAGGAGTTTGCCCGTTTCATGGCTGAATACAAAGGCAAAGATCAGGATGACATTTTTGACAAGCTGAAGGAAGCTGTGAAGGATGAGAGCATCAAGAGGCACAAGTGGAATGAGAGGGCTATGGACAGCCTG aggGTAATCCAGCACAATGCCCTAGAAGACCGTTCCATCACAGACAAGCCCCAGTGGGATGCAGCAATCCAGTTCATGGAAGAAACCTTGCAGTCACGCCTCAAAGATA CTGAGTCAGTAATCAAAGATATGGTGGGTCCAGACTGGAAGCAGAGGTGGCTGAACTGGAAGAATCGCACACCAGATCAG cacattcgaaatgaaacaaaaaatgagCTGGATCGTTTGCTGAAGCTGCATGATGACCACACAGCCTACCTGGCCAATGATGAAGTCACAACAGTAAGGAAGAACCTTGAGGGGCGAGGGGTCGAAGTTGATCCTATTTTG ATCAAGGACACATGGCATCAACTGTATCGCCGACACTTTTTGCAGAAGGCGCTGACCCACTGTAACCTCTGCAAGAGAGGTTTTTACTATTACCAGAGACACTTTGTTGATTCTGAA TTGGAGTGCAATGATGTGGTACTGTTCTGGAGGATCCAGAGGATGTTGGTCATCACAGCCAACACTCTCCGACAGCAGCTCACCAACACCGAGG TGCGCCGGTTGGAGAAAAATGTGAAGGAGGTGCTGGATGACTTTGGGGAAGACATGGAGAAGAAGACGCAGCTCATCACTGGGCGCCGAGTTCAGCTGGCTGAGGATCTCA
- the opa1 gene encoding dynamin-like GTPase OPA1, mitochondrial isoform X4 — protein sequence MLRVGRKAACMACRNLVSTNMGVRFRIPLQKLHPLSRAIHHRYSGNNNPQRPPHCTAARYFTSMSRLPMRPPKSHPGTRGWGYQQQRNFWVARLAARLLKLRYILLGTAVGGGYTAKKTYEEWKDMLPDFSDYNWVIPDFVWELSEQIDFEKLAKALPEMEEITKLLPDLDKIGENFTFLKSLLSSETSGDPALKATDAAAAAQDSSDKQYKKSTDKEKIDQLQEELLRTQLRYQRMLERLEKENKELRKVVLQKDDKGIHQRKVKKSLIDMYSEVLDVLSDYDANYNTQDHLPRVVVVGDQSAGKTSVLEMIAQARIFPRGSGEMMTRSPVKVTLSEGPHHVAMFKDSGREFDLNKEEDLAALRHEIELRMRKSVKEGQTVSCETISLSVKGPGIQRMVLVDLPGVISTVTTGMATDTKETIFSISKAYMQNPNAIILCIQDGSVDAERSIVTDLVSQMDPQGKRTIFVLTKVDLAEKNLASPSRIQQIVEGKLFPMKALGYFAVVTGKGSSGESIDAIKDYEEDFFQNSRLLRDGMLKAPQVTTKNLSLAVSDCFWKMVSESVEQQADVFKASRFNLETEWKNNYPRLRELDRNELFEKAKNEILDEVISLSQVTPQHWEAILQKKLWERVSTHVIENIYLPAAQTMDSGTFNTTVDIKLKQWTDKQLPHKALEVAWETLQEEFARFMAEYKGKDQDDIFDKLKEAVKDESIKRHKWNERAMDSLRVIQHNALEDRSITDKPQWDAAIQFMEETLQSRLKDTESVIKDMVGPDWKQRWLNWKNRTPDQHIRNETKNELDRLLKLHDDHTAYLANDEVTTVRKNLEGRGVEVDPILIKDTWHQLYRRHFLQKALTHCNLCKRGFYYYQRHFVDSELECNDVVLFWRIQRMLVITANTLRQQLTNTEVRRLEKNVKEVLDDFGEDMEKKTQLITGRRVQLAEDLKKVREIQEKLEAFIEALHKEK from the exons ATGCTGCGTGTCGGGAGAAAAGCTGCCTG CATGGCCTGCAGGAACCTGGTCTCCACCAACATGGGGGTGAGATTTCGGATACCTCTACAGAAGCTTCACCCTCTGTCCCGTGCCATTCACCACCGCTATTCGGGAAACAACAACCCTCAGCGGCCTCCTCATTGCACGGCAGCCCGATATTTTACCTCCATGTCACGGTTGCCAATGCGACCACCCAAGTCTCACCCTGGGACCAGGGGCTGGGGCTACCAGCAGCAGCGTAACTTTTGGGTGGCCCGCCTTGCTGCTAGGCTGCTAAAGCTTCGATACATTCTGTTGGGCACAGCAGTGGGAGGAGGTTACACAGCTAAAAAG ACCTATGAGGAATGGAAGGATATGCTGCCAGATTTTAGTGATTACAACTGGGTCATTCCTGATTTTGTGTGGGAGCTGAGTGAACAAATTGATTTTG AAAAACTGGCCAAAGCTCTAccagaaatggaagaaataaCCAAACTACTACCCGACTTAGATAAGATTGGAGAAAACTTCACGTTCCTCAAAAGCCTCCTGTCATCTG AAACCTCAGGTGATCCTGCACTAAAAGCCACagatgcagctgcagctgcacaagATTCCAGTGACAAGCAATACAAAAAG tcaacagacaaagaaaaaatagaCCAGCTACAAGAGGAACTCCTTCGTACACAG CTAAGGTATCAGCGCATGCTGGAGAGACTGGAGAAGGAGAATAAGGAGTTAAGGAAAGTGGTGCTGCAAAAAGATGATAAGGGCATTCACCAAAGGAAAGTGAAG AAGTCTCTCATTGACATGTATTCTGAAGTTCTGGATGTCTTGTCTGACTATGATGCTAATTACAACACCCAGGATCATTTACCAAGG GTAGTTGTGGTCGGGGATCAGAGTGCTGGAAAGACTAGTGTGCTGGAGATGATAGCTCAGGCCAGGATCTTTCCTCGGGGCTCAGGAGAGATGATGACACGCTCTCCTGTCAAG GTGACACTAAGCGAAGGCCCCCACCACGTGGCTATGTTCAAGGATAGTGGCCGAGAGTTTGACCTTAACAAGGAGGAGGAT CTGGCTGCTCTGAGACATGAGATTGagctgaggatgaggaagagtgTGAAAGAGGGTCAGACAGTGAGCTGTGAG acaATATCCCTAAGTGTCAAAGGCCCCGGCATCCAGAGGATGGTGCTCGTTGACTTACCAGGTGTCATCAGT ACTGTCACCACAGGCATGGCAACAGATACTAAGGAAACCATCTTCAGCATCAGCAAGGCCTACATGCAGAACCCTAATGCAATCATCCTCTGTATTCAGG ATGGCAGTGTAGATGCCGAGCGGAGCATTGTAACTGACCTGGTTAGCCAGATGGACCCCCAGGGGAAGAGGACCATATTTGTTTTGACCAAGGTGGACTTGGCTGAGAAGAACCTGGCCAGCCCAAGCAGA ATCCAGCAAATTGTGGAAGGAAAGCTGTTCCCCATGAAGGCCCTGGGCTACTTCGCAGTGGTCACAGGAAAAG GGAGCAGCGGTGAAAGCATAGATGCCATTAAAGACTATGAGGAGGACTTCTTCCAGAACTCCAGATTATTAAG GGACGGCATGTTGAAAGCCCCCCAAGTGACCACAAAGAACCTAAGCCTGGCTGTCTCTGACTGCTTCTGGAAGATGGTTAGTGAGTCTGTTGAGCAGCAGGCTGATGTCTTCAAAG CATCCCGCTTCAACCTGGAGACAGAATGGAAGAACAACTACCCTCGCCTGCGAGAGCTGGACAgg aATGAACTGTTTGAGAAAGCCAAAAATGAAATCTTGGATGAAGTCATTAGTTTGAGCCAAGTAACACCCCAACACTG GGAGGCCATCCTGCAGAAGAAGCTCTGGGAACGTGTTTCCACCCATGTGATTGAGAACATCTACCTGCCTGCTGCCCAAACAATGGACTCAGGTACCTTTAACACCACTGTAGATATCAAGCTCAAGCAATGGACCGATAAACAGCTTCCACACAAGGCACTGGAG GTCGCCTGGGAGACACTGCAGGAGGAGTTTGCCCGTTTCATGGCTGAATACAAAGGCAAAGATCAGGATGACATTTTTGACAAGCTGAAGGAAGCTGTGAAGGATGAGAGCATCAAGAGGCACAAGTGGAATGAGAGGGCTATGGACAGCCTG aggGTAATCCAGCACAATGCCCTAGAAGACCGTTCCATCACAGACAAGCCCCAGTGGGATGCAGCAATCCAGTTCATGGAAGAAACCTTGCAGTCACGCCTCAAAGATA CTGAGTCAGTAATCAAAGATATGGTGGGTCCAGACTGGAAGCAGAGGTGGCTGAACTGGAAGAATCGCACACCAGATCAG cacattcgaaatgaaacaaaaaatgagCTGGATCGTTTGCTGAAGCTGCATGATGACCACACAGCCTACCTGGCCAATGATGAAGTCACAACAGTAAGGAAGAACCTTGAGGGGCGAGGGGTCGAAGTTGATCCTATTTTG ATCAAGGACACATGGCATCAACTGTATCGCCGACACTTTTTGCAGAAGGCGCTGACCCACTGTAACCTCTGCAAGAGAGGTTTTTACTATTACCAGAGACACTTTGTTGATTCTGAA TTGGAGTGCAATGATGTGGTACTGTTCTGGAGGATCCAGAGGATGTTGGTCATCACAGCCAACACTCTCCGACAGCAGCTCACCAACACCGAGG TGCGCCGGTTGGAGAAAAATGTGAAGGAGGTGCTGGATGACTTTGGGGAAGACATGGAGAAGAAGACGCAGCTCATCACTGGGCGCCGAGTTCAGCTGGCTGAGGATCTCA